In a single window of the Canis lupus familiaris isolate Mischka breed German Shepherd chromosome 2, alternate assembly UU_Cfam_GSD_1.0, whole genome shotgun sequence genome:
- the LOC487178 gene encoding protocadherin beta-15 isoform X11 has protein sequence MEAGGECFPEQRQVLILFLLLGEALAGWESRRYSVMEETESGSFVANLAKDLGLGVGELAARGARVVSEDNEPGLQLDLQTGELVLSEKLDREEMCGSTDPCVMHFQVLLKNPLGVFRAELLVRDINDHSPEFPEREMTLKILETSPPGTVFALKKAQDLDVGNNNIQNYSISPNSHFRVSTRTRGDGRKYPELVLVKELDREEQAELRVTLTALDGGSPPRSGAAQVRILVLDVNDNAPEFVQKLYQVQVPENSPVGMLVVKVSARDLDTGTNGEISYSYFYSSQEISTTFELNNFSGEVRLIKKLDFETISSYELEIEASDGGGLSGRCSVSIEVVDVNDNFPELTISSLTSPIPENSPETEVALFRVRDRDSGDNGKMTCCIQDDLPFLLKPSEENFYTLVTNGALDRESQAEYNITITVSDLGTPRLKTQHNITVTVSDVNDNAPAFSQTTYTLRVRENNSPALHIGTVSATDRDAGANAQVTYSLLPPRDPHLPLASLVSINADNGQLFALRSLDYEALQAFEVRVGAADRGSPALSSQALVRVLVLDDNDNAPFVLYPLQNGSAPCTELVPRAAEAGYLVTKVVAVDGDSGQNAWLSFQLLKATEPGLFGVWAHNGEVRTARLLSERDAVRHRLLVLVKDNGEPPLSASVTLHVLLVDGFSQPYLPLPDVAAAEARADPLTVYLVIALASVSSLFLCSALAFVAVRLCRRSGAASGGGCAVPEGHFPGHLVDVSGAGTLSQSYQYEIEKDMMTRAQMTRDEGLDYTTSFHPGRGPSEPSRGYLPNKHEEDLSGTAGGL, from the exons ATGGAGGCCGGAGGGGAGTGCTTTCCTGAACAAAGGCAAGTcctgattctctttctcctgttgGGAGAGGCTCTGGCAGGCTGGGAATCCCGTCGCTATTCCGTGATGGAGGAAACAGAGAGTGGCTCATTTGTGGCCAACCTGGCCAAGGACCTGGGACTGGGAGTAGGGGAGCTGGCAGCGCGGGGAGCCCGGGTGGTCTCTGAGGATAACGAACCCGGCTTGCAGCTTGATCTGCAGACCGGGGAGTTGGTATTAAGTGAGAAACTGGATCGGGAGGAGATGTGCGGCTCTACAGATCCATGTGTAATGCATTTCCAAGTGTTACTGAAAAACCCATTGGGAGTATTTCGGGCTGAGCTACTGGTGAGAGATATAAATGATCATTCTCCCGAATTTCCTGAAAGAGAAATGACTCTGAAAATCCTGGAGACAAGCCCTCCTGGGACTGTGTTTGCTTTGAAAAAAGCCCAGGACTTGGACGTGGGCAACAACAACATCCAAAATTACAGCATCAGTCCCAACTCTCATTTCCGTGTTTCTACCCGCACCAGAGGGGATGGTAGGAAATACCCAGAACTGGTACTAGTCAAAGAGCTGGATCGGGAGGAGCAGGCTGAGCTCAGAGTAACTCTCACAGCGCTGGATGGCGGCTCTCCACCCCGGTCTGGTGCTGCTCAGGTTCGCATCTTGGTCTTGGACGTCAATGACAATGCCCCTGAGTTTGTACAGAAACTCTACCAGGTTCAAGTTCCAGAGAACAGCCCTGTGGGCATGCTAGTTGTCAAGGTCTCTGCTAGAGATTTAGACACTGGGACAAATGGGGAGATATCCTACTCCTATTTTTATAGTTCTCAGGAGATAAGTACAACTTTTGAGCTAAACAACTTTTCAGGAGAAGTTCGACTGATTAAAAAACTAGATTTTGAGACAATATCTTCATATGAGCTGGAAATAGAAGCATCTGATGGTGGAGGGCTTTCTGGAAGATGCTCTGTCTCCATTGAGGTGGTGGATGTTAACGATAACTTCCCAGAACTAACTATTTCATCACTCACCAGCCCCATTCCTGAAAATTCTCCAGAAACAGAGGTAGCCCTGTTTAGAGTTCGAGATCGAGACTCTGGGGACAACGGAAAGATGACTTGCTGCATCCAGGATGATCTCCCTTTCCTCCTGAAACCATCAGAAGAGAATTTCTATACCTTAGTAACAAATGGGGCGCTGGACAGAGAGAGCCAGGCGGAGTACAACATCACGATCACCGTCAGTGACCTGGGGACCCCCAGGCTGAAAACCCAGCACAACATCACCGTGACGGTCTCCGACGTCAACGACAACGCCCCCGCCTTCAGCCAGACCACCTACACCCTGCGCGTCCGCGAGAACAACAGCCCCGCCCTGCACATCGGCACCGTGAGCGCCACCGACAGAGACGCGGGCGCCAACGCCCAGGTCACCTACTCGCTGCTGCCGCCCCGGGACCCGCACCTGCCGCTCGCCTCGCTGGTGTCCATCAACGCGGACAACGGGCAGCTGTTCGCGCTCAGGTCCCTGGACTACGAGGCGCTGCAGGCCTTCGAGGTCCGCGTGGGCGCGGCCGACCGCGGCTCGCCCGCGCTGAGCAGCCAGGCGCTGGTGCGCGTGCTGGTGCTGGACGACAACGACAACGCGCCCTTCGTGCTGTACCCGCTGCAGAACGGCTCTGCGCCCTGCACCGAGCTGGTGCCGCGGGCGGCCGAGGCGGGCTACCTGGTGACCAAGGTGGTGGCGGTGGACGGCGACTCGGGCCAGAACGCCTGGCTGTCGTTCCAGCTGCTCAAGGCCACGGAGCCCGGGCTGTTCGGCGTGTGGGCGCACAACGGCGAGGTGCGCACGGCCCGGCTGCTGAGCGAGCGCGACGCCGTCAGGCACAGGCTGCTGGTGCTGGTCAAGGACAATGGCGAGCCGCCGCTGTCGGCCAGCGTCACGCTGCACGTGCTGCTGGTGGACGGCTTCTCGCAGCCCTACCTGCCGCTGCCGGACGTGGCGGCGGCCGAGGCCCGGGCCGACCCGCTCACCGTCTACCTGGTCATCGCCTTGGCGTCCGTGTCGTCGCTCTTCCTGTGCTCGGCGCTGGCGTTCGTGGCGGTGCGGCTGTGCAGGAGGAGCGGGGCGGCGTCGGGGGGTGGCTGCGCGGTGCCCGAGGGCCACTTTCCGGGCCACCTGGTGGACGTCAGCGGCGCGGGGACCCTGTCCCAGAGCTACCAGTACGAG ATTGAGAAGGACATGATGACCAGGGCTCAGATGACCAGGGATGAAGGTCTGGATTACACGACCAG TTTCCACCCAGGAAGAGGCCCCTCAGAACCATCAAGGGGTTACCTCCCGAATAAACATGAAGAGGATCTTAGTGGCACAGCAGGTGGACTGTAA